TAGAACAGAATTATACTAAATTTATAATGAATTGTAACTATTCACTGTTTACTATTCACTATTTACCGATTTAAATGTGTTGATAACAAAAGGGTTTTGTGGTAAAAAGCATCTGTGCCAAAAAATACAAATATAAACCCGATTAACAAAAACATATTTATATGGTTGTTTATTATCCTTTTTGGTCTTTTTATCTTCAATGTTTACTATAAACCAAAAAAGACTTATGATAATGTAATCTTTAGCGATTTTATTGAGGCTGTCCAGACAAACAAGATTCTTTCTGTAACGATCCAGGGCAAGAATATTATCGGTCTATACAAAGATGGTAAGGAATTTAAGAGCTACGCCCCTGATGACCCGGAACTTATGAAGATGTTGCGGGAATATAACGTGAAAATAAATGCGAAACCGGATGAAGAATCAGGAATATGGCAAAATATACTTGTCTCATGGTTTCCAATGTTGCTTCTGATAGGGGTCTGGATCTTCTTTATGAGACAGATGCAGGCAGGCGGCGGCAAGGCAATGGCATTCGGTAAGAGCAGGGCAAGGCTTTTCACAAACAAGGGCAATAAGGTTACCTTTCAAGATGTAGCTGGCATTGAGGAGGCAAAAGACGAACTGCAGGAGATTATAGAGTTTTTAATCGACCCCAAAAAATTTACAAAACTTGGCGGAAGGATACCGAAAGGCGTGCTCCTGGTCGGCCCGCCAGGTTCAGGAAAAACCCTGCTTGCGAAAGCAATCGCAGGGGAAGCGGATGTACCTTTTTTTAGTATAAGTGGTTCAGATTTTGTTGAAATGTTTGTTGGTGTGGGGGCCTCCAGGGTTAGAGACCTCTTTAACCAGGGCAAAAAAAATGCACCATGTATCATATTTATAGATGAGATAGATGCGGTGGGCAGGCACAGGGGCGCAGGTTTAGGCGGGGGGCACGATGAAAGGGAACAGACCTTGAATCAACTCCTTGTTGAAATGGATGGCTTTGAATCAAATGAAGGGGTCATTATTATGTCGGCTACAAACAGGCCTGATGTTCTTGACCCGGCTCTTTTAAGACCAGGGAGGTTTGATAGACAGATAGTTGTTCCTATTCCGGATGTAAAGGGTAGAGAGGCCATACTGAAAGTTCATACGAGGAAGACCATCCTTTCTCAGGATGTGGATTTATCGATCATCGCGAGGGGAACCCCCGGATTCTCAGGGGCAGACCTTGAGAATCTTGTAAATGAAGCTGCCCTTCTTGCAGCGAGGAAGAGTAAAAAAGAGATCGAGATGGAAGATTTTGAACAAGCAAAAGATAAAGTCCTTATGGGGGTTGAGAGAAAGAGCATGATAATATCCTATGAAGAAAGAAGAAATGCTGCATATCATGAAGCGGGGCATGCGCTTGTTGCAAATATGATACCGGGTTCTGACCCTATACATAAAGTCACTATCATACCAAGAGGCATGGCATTAGGCATTACACAACAACTCCCGATAGATGAAAGACACACCTATCCTAAGGGATATCTGCTTGACAATATTACTATTTTACTTGGCGGAAGGGTGGCGGAAGAAATTGTTCTTAAACATGAGACAACCGGGGCTGGCAATGACATAGAAAGAGCAACAGAAATAGCAAGAAAAATGGTGTGTGAATGGGGGATGAGCGAAAAGCTTGGACCCCTGAACTATGGTAAAAAAGAGGAACCCATATTTCTTGGTAGGGAAATTACACGGCACAGAGACTTTAGTGAAAATACAGCCCAGGAGATAGATGGAGAGCTAAGAAAAATAGTCACTGGCTGCTTCGAAAGGGCAAGGGGAATTGTTATAAAGAATATAGATGCATTACATGCCATTGCCAATAAACTTCTGGAAAAGGAAGTGCTTGATGGCCAGGAAATAGAGAATATCATCAGGGAAAGTACAAATGGCAAGGGAGATAATATGTAAAGATAGACCTCTCATCATGGGAGTTCTGAATGTAACACCCGACTCCTTTTATGATGGTGGGAAGTTCTATGCACCAGAAGAAGCGATAAAACATGCCCTAAAAATGGTTGAAGAAGGGGCAGACATAATAGATGTAGGTGGAGAATCTACGAGACCCTTTTCTGAGCGTATTTCTCCTGAAGAAGAGCTAAAGAGGGCCATCCCTGTAATAGAAGGCATACGGGCAAAATCAAACGTTGTAATATCTATAGATACATACAAAACAAAAGTTGCGAAAGAAGCCGTAGAAACAGGTGCCGATATGGTAAACGATATAAGCGGACTCAGATTTGATAAAGATATGGCAAGGGTGATAGGGAAACTTGGGGTATATGTTGTGGTTATGCATATGAAAGGTACTCCTGAAGATATGCAAGAAGATCCATATTATGATGATGTAATAACCGAAATAAAAAACTTTTTTATTGAAAGGATGGCATATGCAAAAAAGTGTGGAATAAAAGAAGATAATATCATCCTGGACCCGGGTATTGGTTTTGGGAAAAGGGTAGAAGATAATCTTAAAATCATTAAAATGCTTCAAAGTTTTAAAGATTTTGGCAGGCCTCTTCTTATTGGCACTTCCATGAAAACATTCATAGGAAAGGTTACGGACTTGCCATTGGAAGAAAGAACCGAGGGTACCCTCGCAAGCATAGCAATCTCTGTTTGGAATGGAGCAGATATCATAAGGGTTCACGATGCGAAAAAGGCAAGAAGGGTAGTCAAACTTGTGGATGCTATAAGGAAATCATGCTAACACTCGTAAGGTGGCAGGACATTTTAGACATACTGGTTGTTTCCTTTATAATTTACAGGATATTCCTGCTGATAAAGGGAACAAGGGCAAGTCAGCTTATTGTTGGAGTTATTATAATCTTCTTTGTATTTTATCTCTCAAAGAAGCTTGAATTGTTTACTCTCGGATGGATCCTCAATAACTTTGTTGGCTCTATCATACTTGTTATCGTGGTGATATTTCAAAACGACATAAGAAGGATGCTTCTCGCATTGGGCAGAAATCCTTTTTTTAAAAAGATTAGCTATGTAGAAGAAACGTTATTTTACGATGAGTTATCAAAGGCATGTATAATTATGAGTAAAAGGAAGATAGGCGCACTAATCGTGATAGAGAGGGAAGTTGGGCTGGAAGAGTTTATGGAGATTGGTATGCAGATAGATGCTCACGTGAATACCGAACTCATATTGAGTATTTTTCAACATGCGTCCCCTTTGCATGATGGCGCAATGATCATAAGAGAGGGTAGGATCAGGGCAGCAAGTTGTATACTTCCTCTCACCCTGAAGGACAATATTGATAAAAGCCTCGGTACAAGACACAGGGCAGCCATTGGCATAACCGAGGTAACGGATGCTGTTGCAGTTGTGGTATCAGAAGAGAAGGGTAAGGTCTCCTATGCCTGCAAGGGGGAAATATTTACTGATATAGGCATGGATGAGCTCAAAAAAAGGCTGAAAGAGTTACTAAAATAAACCTTGAAAAAGAGGTTTAAGGAAATAAGCAATACAGGGAATATGAATGGATATTATTAGAAAATACATACTAAAAGACCTGTCACTAAAGATTCTTTCCTTTCTACTTGCCGCCATGCTGTGGTTTGCTATTTCCTATATTGGCGAGTCGAAGATGAGTATCTCAGTGCAAGTTTCTACCGACAATCTTAACAAAAATTATATAGTCAAAAAGATGGACACAGAGGATGTGTTTGTTACAATAAATGGCCCCGTATTAATACTTAAAAATTTAAGGGCCCGGGATATAAAGGTATCGGTTGACCTGTCAAATGTGAATGAGGGTCGCCATATCTTTAATTTAAAGAGAAGTGACATAAGGGTGCCAAAAGGTATAAATGTAGAGAATATAAAACCTGATTATGTTGCGATAGAAGTAGAAAGGGCTCTGGAGAAAAGGTTGAGAAGTATTGTAAGATTGGATAAAAAATGGATTGGTACATACAGAATAAAATCCTGGTATCCTCATTATATAAATGTAGAAGGCTCCAGGGGGTCATTGGAGAATAAGGATTCTATAGAAACGCTTTTAGTAGATGGTCAATTCAAGAATGAAGAAGAAGAACTGGATGTCTCTCTGGATACAAAGGATATGCTGGTGAAAAGGCTTAAACCTGAAACCATAAGGGTTATTTTAAAGAAATATTAATGTGAAAAAGAGATTATTCTGGGTAGCGAAAAATATCTTTCGGAGGAACTAAATGCCTAAATTAATGGTGAACATAGACCACATTGCAACACTGAGAGAAGCAAGGGGTACCTACTATCCTGACCCCGTATATGCAGCAGGTCTGGTAGAAATGGCAGGGGCATCAGGTATTATTATCCATTTGAGGGAAGATAGACGCCATATCAAGGACAGGGATCTAAGAATCCTGAGAGATGTAGTAAAAACAAAACTCAACCTTGAGATGGCAGCTACCCCGGAAATGATAAAAATAGCAAGGGATATAAGGCCTGATATGATAACCCTTGTCCCGGAAAAGAGAGAAGAATTAACGACAGAAGGCGGGCTTGACGTTGTAACATTTTCAGATAAACTTAAAAAAACTATAGAAAAGATAAAGGAAAAAGGGATCAAGGTGAGTCTTTTTGTCGATCCAGAAGAACCACAAATCGTGGAAGCCCATAAAATTGATGCAGATATGATTGAGATCCACACAGGGGCATATAGTGACGCTCAAAGCGAAAAGGCAAGAGAAGAGGAGTTAAAAAAGGTAATGCTTTCTGCAGCAAAAGGTAAGAAGCTGGGACTTGGAGTTAATGCAGGGCATGGTTTGCATTATCATAATGTGAGGGAGATAGCATCTATTCGAGAGATTGATGAGTTGAGTATAGGACACAGTATAATTGCAAGGGCAATATTTGTAGGACTTGATAGGGCAATTCGTGATATGATTGAGTTGATTAAGAGATAGGGGTTAGGGTATAGGGTTTAGGGGATAGGGTAATGATGATTGGTGTTGATCTGGTTGATGTCTCAAGAATAGCAAGGGTTATTAAGAAACATGGCAATAGATTTTTAGATAAGGTATTCACAGAGGAAGAGATTCAATATGTAAAGGGAATGAAAAGAATGCACGAATCCCTTGCCGGAAGGTTTGCTGCCAAAGAAGCCTTTATGAAGGCCTTTGGCAAGAGGTTGGTATGGAAAGATATTAAGGTATTACAGGTAAAGGGAAAACCCTTTATACACTTTCACGAGAAAGACTATCAGGGGGTGAGTATATCTCACGAACAATCTTATGCGGTATCGGTAGTGGTCATATATGGTAGTCATTCAGGGAATGAATGAAGTACAGACTATGAACATGGTTTGGAATATGAAACTCATTTATAGCGTAGAGCGTGGAGCTTAGTGCGTAGAGTTTAAACTCTTAACCCCCTGCTCTTTGCTCTCAGCTTGTATCAAGGGGAGGTGGACATGAAGGTGCTCTCACCTGAGAGGATGGCAAAATACGATGAATATGCTATAAAAACATGGGGAATTCCATCTTCTGTGCTTATGGAGAATGCTGGAAGAAATACATACAGGCTCACAAAGGAACGCTACCTTACAGGAATGAGATATATAGTTATCGTTTGCGGGAGAGGAAACAATGGAGGAGATGGATTTGTAGTCGCAAGGTATGCAAAGAGAGACGGTTTTCAAACAAATGTTTTTCTCCTTTGTAAGGTTCATGAGCTAAAAGGAGATGCGGCTCTAAACATGAAATTGTATGCATCGATTGGCGGAGAGATAATAGAATGTATTGATAATTTAGATATAATTAAAGAAGGGATTAAAAACGCTGACATCATAGTAGATGCAATTTTCGGAACAGGCCTCTCAAAAACCGTTAAAGGCATGGAAAGATACGTTATAGAGGAGATTAATAAATCGGAAAAACCTGTCATCTCCATCGATATTCCTTCAGGTATTGACGGGAAAATGGGTATCCCCCTCGGGTGTGCTATCAAGGCTACCCATACCTTCACATACGGTTATCCAAAACTCGGCCAGATTCTGTATCCTGGTGCATACTATACAGGCAGACTCACAGTTGTTGATATCTCTTTACCTGCCCCTGCAGAGGATAAAATTGGTATTGATGGTTATCTGATTGATGGCAATATGTTGAGGGAAATCTTGAAAGAAAGAATGCCATGGGCACATAAAGGAACATTCGGCTATGCAGCGGTTATCGCCGGTTCAACTGGTAAGACAGGAGCAGCCTATATGGCATCAACTTCTGCTTTAAAAATTGGTGCAGGCCTTGTAACACTCATCATACCTGAGAGTCTGAACAGTATCATGGAGGTGAAACTTACTGAGGTGATGACGTACCCCGTAGAGGATAAAGGAAAGGGTTTTTTCACTCTTTCCTCATATGGAAAGATTATGGAATTTTTAGAGGATAAGGATGTTATCATAATGGGTCCCGGCCTTTCACAGCAGGGAGAGACGATGAAACTTGTGAGAAAGCTATACACTGATGTAAATAAGCCCTTTGTTATAGACGCTGATGGTATAAATGCCTTCAAGGGACATCTAAATTTAATTAAACGTGTCAAGAGGGATGCAGTATTTACCCCCCACCCTGGAGAGCTTGCCCGTATCATGGGTGTCACGCCAGATGATATAAATATGGATAGAATTAGCGCTGGGCGAAGATTTGTAATGAATACCGGGGCAAACCTTGTATTAAAAGG
This DNA window, taken from Pseudomonadota bacterium, encodes the following:
- the ftsH gene encoding ATP-dependent zinc metalloprotease FtsH; this translates as MNKNIFIWLFIILFGLFIFNVYYKPKKTYDNVIFSDFIEAVQTNKILSVTIQGKNIIGLYKDGKEFKSYAPDDPELMKMLREYNVKINAKPDEESGIWQNILVSWFPMLLLIGVWIFFMRQMQAGGGKAMAFGKSRARLFTNKGNKVTFQDVAGIEEAKDELQEIIEFLIDPKKFTKLGGRIPKGVLLVGPPGSGKTLLAKAIAGEADVPFFSISGSDFVEMFVGVGASRVRDLFNQGKKNAPCIIFIDEIDAVGRHRGAGLGGGHDEREQTLNQLLVEMDGFESNEGVIIMSATNRPDVLDPALLRPGRFDRQIVVPIPDVKGREAILKVHTRKTILSQDVDLSIIARGTPGFSGADLENLVNEAALLAARKSKKEIEMEDFEQAKDKVLMGVERKSMIISYEERRNAAYHEAGHALVANMIPGSDPIHKVTIIPRGMALGITQQLPIDERHTYPKGYLLDNITILLGGRVAEEIVLKHETTGAGNDIERATEIARKMVCEWGMSEKLGPLNYGKKEEPIFLGREITRHRDFSENTAQEIDGELRKIVTGCFERARGIVIKNIDALHAIANKLLEKEVLDGQEIENIIRESTNGKGDNM
- the folP gene encoding dihydropteroate synthase, whose amino-acid sequence is MAREIICKDRPLIMGVLNVTPDSFYDGGKFYAPEEAIKHALKMVEEGADIIDVGGESTRPFSERISPEEELKRAIPVIEGIRAKSNVVISIDTYKTKVAKEAVETGADMVNDISGLRFDKDMARVIGKLGVYVVVMHMKGTPEDMQEDPYYDDVITEIKNFFIERMAYAKKCGIKEDNIILDPGIGFGKRVEDNLKIIKMLQSFKDFGRPLLIGTSMKTFIGKVTDLPLEERTEGTLASIAISVWNGADIIRVHDAKKARRVVKLVDAIRKSC
- the cdaA gene encoding diadenylate cyclase CdaA, translating into MLTLVRWQDILDILVVSFIIYRIFLLIKGTRASQLIVGVIIIFFVFYLSKKLELFTLGWILNNFVGSIILVIVVIFQNDIRRMLLALGRNPFFKKISYVEETLFYDELSKACIIMSKRKIGALIVIEREVGLEEFMEIGMQIDAHVNTELILSIFQHASPLHDGAMIIREGRIRAASCILPLTLKDNIDKSLGTRHRAAIGITEVTDAVAVVVSEEKGKVSYACKGEIFTDIGMDELKKRLKELLK
- a CDS encoding CdaR family protein; this encodes MDIIRKYILKDLSLKILSFLLAAMLWFAISYIGESKMSISVQVSTDNLNKNYIVKKMDTEDVFVTINGPVLILKNLRARDIKVSVDLSNVNEGRHIFNLKRSDIRVPKGINVENIKPDYVAIEVERALEKRLRSIVRLDKKWIGTYRIKSWYPHYINVEGSRGSLENKDSIETLLVDGQFKNEEEELDVSLDTKDMLVKRLKPETIRVILKKY
- a CDS encoding pyridoxine 5'-phosphate synthase produces the protein MPKLMVNIDHIATLREARGTYYPDPVYAAGLVEMAGASGIIIHLREDRRHIKDRDLRILRDVVKTKLNLEMAATPEMIKIARDIRPDMITLVPEKREELTTEGGLDVVTFSDKLKKTIEKIKEKGIKVSLFVDPEEPQIVEAHKIDADMIEIHTGAYSDAQSEKAREEELKKVMLSAAKGKKLGLGVNAGHGLHYHNVREIASIREIDELSIGHSIIARAIFVGLDRAIRDMIELIKR
- the acpS gene encoding holo-ACP synthase; amino-acid sequence: MMIGVDLVDVSRIARVIKKHGNRFLDKVFTEEEIQYVKGMKRMHESLAGRFAAKEAFMKAFGKRLVWKDIKVLQVKGKPFIHFHEKDYQGVSISHEQSYAVSVVVIYGSHSGNE
- a CDS encoding NAD(P)H-hydrate dehydratase, coding for MKVLSPERMAKYDEYAIKTWGIPSSVLMENAGRNTYRLTKERYLTGMRYIVIVCGRGNNGGDGFVVARYAKRDGFQTNVFLLCKVHELKGDAALNMKLYASIGGEIIECIDNLDIIKEGIKNADIIVDAIFGTGLSKTVKGMERYVIEEINKSEKPVISIDIPSGIDGKMGIPLGCAIKATHTFTYGYPKLGQILYPGAYYTGRLTVVDISLPAPAEDKIGIDGYLIDGNMLREILKERMPWAHKGTFGYAAVIAGSTGKTGAAYMASTSALKIGAGLVTLIIPESLNSIMEVKLTEVMTYPVEDKGKGFFTLSSYGKIMEFLEDKDVIIMGPGLSQQGETMKLVRKLYTDVNKPFVIDADGINAFKGHLNLIKRVKRDAVFTPHPGELARIMGVTPDDINMDRISAGRRFVMNTGANLVLKGARTIVFSADGKIFINPTGNTALAKGGSGDILTGFIGGCISQGYSVIEASLLGTYLHGYMADRWVEHGTDIDLLACDLLPGLGEAIREIRDGKDRIYIEKSL